In the genome of Tachyglossus aculeatus isolate mTacAcu1 unplaced genomic scaffold, mTacAcu1.pri scaffold_215_arrow_ctg1, whole genome shotgun sequence, one region contains:
- the LOC119923669 gene encoding olfactory receptor 6C75-like, translating to MANGTRVAEFILLGVTDDPHLKALIFLLLFLTYALSITGNLTIVTLTLLDSRLHTPMYFFLRSFSLLEITFTFACIPSFLVTFVTGDRTISFSNCFTQLFFFIFLGVSEFFLLASMSYDRYVAICRPLHYTTVMSRGVYTLLVLCSFLFSYPIVFPPVVMVTRLDVCDSNILNHFLCDSSPVMGISYTDTRYLALMAFLLALRTLLVTLALMTASYTAIVHTILRLPSAQQRRKAFSTCSSHMVMVSITYGSCIFMYFKPSAKDSVELTKGVAVLNTSVAPKLNPFIYTLRNEQVKQAFRALVHRVGFSSRS from the coding sequence ATGGCAAATGGCACGAGGGTGGCCGAGTTCATCCTCTTGGGGGTCACAGATGACCCCCACCTGAAGGCTctgatcttccttctcctcttcctcacctacgcattaagcatcaccggcaacctgaccatcgtcaccctcaccctcctggactcccgcctccacacccccatgtacttcttcctgcgcagcttctccttgctggagatcACCTTCACATTCGCCTGCATTCCCAGTTTCCTGGTCACCTTCGtcaccggagacagaaccatttccttttccaactgcttcactcagctgttcttcTTCATCTTTCTCGGAGTGtcggagttcttcctcctggcctccatgtcctacgaccgctacgtcgccatctgccgcccGCTGCACTACACGACCGTCATGAGCAGGGGTGTCTACACCCTTCTGGTCCTCTGCTCCTTTCTCTTCAGTTACCCGATCGTGTTCCCACCGGTTGTGATGGTCACCCGGCTAGACGTTTGCGACTCCAACATCCTCAACCACTTCCTCTGTGATTCTTCCCCAGTGATGGGGATCTCGTATACAGACACACGCTACCTGGCGCTGATGGCTTTCCTCCTGGCCTTGAGGACGCTCCTGGTCACCCTGGCATTAATGACCGCGTCGTACACGGCCATCGTCcacaccatcctgagactgccctcagctcagcagaggagaaaggccttttccacctgctcctcacaCATGGTCATGGTCTCCATCACGTATGGCAGTTGTATCTTCATGTATTTCAAACCGTCAGCCAAGGACAGCGTGGAACTGACCAAGGGGGTGGCGGTGCTCAACACTTCCGTTGCCCCCaagctgaaccccttcatctacacgctgcggaacgagcaggtcaagcaggcttTCAGGGCCCTGGTGCACCGGgttgggttttcctccaggaGCTGA